The following are from one region of the Vanessa cardui chromosome 3, ilVanCard2.1, whole genome shotgun sequence genome:
- the LOC124543794 gene encoding collagen alpha-2(I) chain-like has product MLGRTLCGALLLATVSYSGAERWSWPDAAAEESVRIDSKVRFVDAPETRRNNKRDNVQADEIPFEEATDTEGFYNRPPGSGRYPVVVEPERSLRINGQNVYFLNGQNRNQRYSDGTLDSLQHCKCVSRPDCKVQTDYKRACGTNQYLCCFNVPNRQNSQQSEYFNEVDDERPMLYPSQGNLAGPFPAPHESNANGVFGPDHGPNNVLLGSFEDRRPPQNVLVGPDGPTGIIGPTNQQVLVGPGGPTGVVGPGRPILTGPQGPTGVIGPGNENRDDRNVHTGPNRPSGDAGLSETAQRGVLVGPGGPTGIIGPAYNRPVLVGPNGPTGVIGPRRQGVLVGPGGPTGIIGPGGFNRQPQRPGILVGPGGPTGIIGPGRRVLVGPGGPTGQIGPGNYFGK; this is encoded by the exons ATGTTAG GTAGAACATTGTGTGGTGCGCTTCTGCTGGCGACGGTGTCGTACAGCGGCGCGGAGCGGTGGAGCTGGCCGGACGCCGCCGCCGAGGAGAGCGTGCGCATCGACAGCAAAGTGCGTTTTGTGGACGCGCCCGAGACACGCAGGAACAACAAGAG AGACAATGTGCAAGCGGACGAAATCCCGTTTGAAGAGGCTACGGACACGGAGGGCTTCTACAACCGGCCGCCGGGCTCGGGGCGCTACCCCGTCGTCGTCGAGCCGGAGAGGAGCCTTCGCATTAACGGCCAGAACGTGTACTTCCTCAACGGACAAAATAG AAACCAAAGGTACTCGGACGGTACGTTGGACTCGCTGCAGCACTGCAAGTGTGTTTCCAGGCCGGACTGCAAGGTGCAGACGGATTACAAA AGGGCGTGCGGAACAAACCAGTACTTATGCTGCTTCAATGTCCCCAACCGACAGAACTCGCAACAATCAG AATATTTCAATGAAGTTGACGATGAGCGCCCTATGCTTTACCCGAGCCAGGGCAATTTGGCGGGACCTTTTCCGGCGCCGCATGAGAGCAATGCTAACGGTGTGTTCGGACCCGACCATGGGCCCAACAACGTACTACTTGGCTCTTTCGAAGATCGAAGGCCTCCGCAGAATGTTCTCGTTGGTCCTGACGGACCTACTGGCATCATCGGACCAACAAACCAACAAGTTCTAGTCGGTCCCGGGGGCCCCACTGGAGTAGTTGGCCCTGGCAGACCAATACTGACCGGACCTCAAGGTCCAACGGGTGTAATTGGGCCCGGAAACGAAAATCGTGATGATCGGAATGTTCATACAGGACCAAATAGGCCCAGTGGTGATGCAGGGCTAAGTGAAACAGCTCAAAGAGGAGTATTAGTGGGGCCAGGCGGCCCAACGGGAATAATTGGCCCCGCTTATAATCGCCCGGTATTAGTGGGACCGAATGGACCCACTGGTGTAATCGGACCGAGACGACAAGGCGTTTTAGTGGGACCAGGCGGCCCGACCGGTATTATTGGGCCGGGTGGATTTAACCGTCAACCCCAACGTCCAGGAATCTTAGTCGGCCCCGGCGGCCCGACTGGCATTATTGGTCCCGGCAGACGGGTCCTCGTGGGTCCAGGCGGCCCCACCGGTCAGATTGGCCCGGGAAACTACTTCGGTAAATGA
- the LOC124543901 gene encoding organic cation transporter protein-like translates to MEKINQFDTDSLMVELGQFRRFHIVNYALLALVPFMLAHYAVIYVFVAADVPYRCVVPECEAANSTEYNPLWLASALPESTRERRCFSKTPLDAEYCAPGNFSDELRPCDHWLYASRDTIVAEFNLACQDWKRTLVGTIHNLGMLVSLPILGYISDRWGRKRALVLSCTLVGAIGSLKAFSISYEMYVIVEFLETVAGASAFPAAYILTIELLGQDKRVLTTAFLGIMLVIGGLSFALLAKTFPYWRTFILVVYPPSLLFLSYIYFLPESIRWLLSKGRKEEALVIIEKAAKMNNITLSDDTIRQLTIVDEKVKIDDKKDQEEEGLWMQVLRSPIIMTRLAICSWWWITCTFVFYGLAINSVTLAGDKYTNYMLVVSVEVIAVVTNALVLDRIGRKRTLLMAYVVCGISCTAIAFVPKNMSWLATLLYLVGKIAITQAFSGIYMYTSELFPTHARHSMLGFCSMVGRLGSIVAPQMPLLAIYVEWLPSVLFGATALLAGGLMLTTPETLNTRLPDTIREAELIASQPQNTKRDKANGQTNAADAQATSRF, encoded by the exons ATGgagaaaataaatcaattcgACACGGATTCGCTGATGGTGGAGCTGGGACAGTTCCGGCGGTTCCACATCGTGAACTACGCGCTGCTGGCGCTCGTGCCCTTCATGCTGGCTCACTACGCCGTCATCTACGTGTTCGTAGCGGCTGATGTGCCCTACAG ATGCGTGGTGCCAGAATGTGAAGCGGCTAACAGTACAGAATATAATCCTCTGTGGCTGGCGAGTGCGCTGCCGGAGAGCACGCGAGAGCGGCGTTGCTTCAGCAAAACGCCCCTGGACGCGGAGTACTGCGCGCCCGGGAATTTCTCCGACGAACTGAGGCCTTGCGACCACTGGCTTTACGCTTCGAGAGACACGATCGTCGCTGAG ttCAACCTGGCTTGTCAGGACTGGAAGCGCACTCTAGTGGGGACCATCCACAATCTTGGGATGCTGGTCTCGCTCCCCATCCTGGGCTACATATCCGACCG TTGGGGTCGGAAGCGCGCTCTAGTATTGAGCTGTACTCTAGTCGGCGCTATCGGCTCGCTGAAGGCATTTTCCATCTCCTATGAGATGTACGTCATCGTGGAGTTCCTGGAGACCGTCGCCGGCGCGAGTGCCTTCCCGGCTGCCTATATTCTTA CGATCGAACTGCTCGGTCAAGACAAGCGCGTGCTGACGACAGCGTTCCTCGGGATCATGCTCGTGATAGGAGGCTTGAGTTTTGCTCTTTTGGCCAAAACGTTTCCGTACTGGCGGACCTTTATACTAGTAGTCTACCCGCCGTCGCTGCTTTTCCTGTCCTACATATATTTTCTGCCGGAAAGCATTCGATGGCTTTTATCAAAGGGACGCAAGGAGGAAGCATTAGTGATCATAGAGAAAGCGGCGAAAATGAACAACATAACATTATCAGACGACACGATACGACAGCTGACGATCGTCGACGAGAAAGTCAAGATCGACGATAAGAAGGACCAAGAAGAGGAAGGACTGTGGATGCAAGTTCTGCGCTCACCAATTATAATGACTAGACTGGCCATATGTTCCTGGTGGTGGATAACTTGCACGTTCGTGTTCTATGGCCTCGCCATCAACTCCGTGACTCTGGCTGGCGATAAATATACCAACTACATGCTGGTGGTGAGTGTGGAGGTGATCGCCGTAGTCACTAACGCCTTGGTGCTGGATCGCATTGGAAGAAAGAGGACGCTACTGATGGCGTACGTCGTCTGCGGCATCTCTTGTACCGCGATCGCGTTCGTACCTAAGA ACATGTCCTGGCTCGCGACGCTGTTGTACCTGGTGGGAAAGATAGCGATCACTCAGGCCTTCAGTGGGATTTACATGTACACGTCGGAGTTGTTCCCCACGCACGCGCGCCACTCGATGCTCGGTTTCTGCTCAATGGTCGGCCGCCTTGGTTCGATCGTGGCGCCACAGATGCCGCTACTT GCCATCTACGTCGAGTGGCTGCCGTCGGTACTGTTTGGTGCGACGGCCCTGTTGGCGGGCGGGCTGATGCTGACCACTCCGGAAACTCTGAACACGAGGTTGCCTGATACGATCCGAGAAGCCGAGCTCATCGCATCACAACCTCAGAACACTAAACGTGACAAGGCGAACGGACAGACCAACGCGGCCGATGCACAAGCAACTTCTCgtttttaa